TACCTGACGCGTCCGACGCTGGCCACCCACATCGCCACGCGCGACGCGCTCGAGACCACCGCCAACGACCTGTTCGACGTCGTCGCACGCGGCATCGTCAAGGTGGAGATCAACCAGACGTACCCGTTGTCGGACGCCGCCCGGGCGCACCGCGACCTCGAAGCGCGCAAGACCACCGGGTCCACCGTGCTGCTGACGGGGTCGGCGTGAGCCACAGGCCCAGGGTCCGTACCTGCCTCTGGTTCGACAGCCAGGGCGAGGAGGCCGCGCGGTTCTACGTCTCGCTGCTGCCCGACAGCCGCATTGAAACCGTCTCGCGGCCCGAACCGGACGGCCCGGCGCTCACGGTGGACTTCATCCTCGCCGGCGCGCCGTACCAGGTGCTCAACGGCGGTCCGATATTCCCGCACACGCCGGCCGCGTCCATTTCGGTTCTCACGAAGGACCAGGCGGAGACAGACGCGCTCTGGGCCGCCCTGGTCGCAGATGGCGGCAAGGAAGGGCAGTGCGGCTGGCTGACCGACCGTTTCGGCGTTTCGTGGCAGATAGTGCCGGAACCGTTGCTCGAGATGCAGAACGCACCGGACCGGGCCGCCGCCTTGCGGGCGCAGCAGGCCATGCTACAAATGGGCAAGATCGACGTCGCCGCCCTGGAGGCCGCATTCCGCGGGGAGTTTGAAGGAGAGGGATGAGCAGCACCGACCTCAACTGGATCGTCAACTACATCTGGGGCATCGCGGACGACGTTCTCCGCGACGTATACGCACCCAGCAAGTACCGCGACATTGTTATTCCAATGACTGTGCTGCGACGTCTTGATGCCTTGCTTGAAACGGGCAAGCAGGCGGTACTCGATGCAAAGGCAATGCTCGACAAGGCCGGCATCGTCGAGCAGGACGCTGCACTGCGGCGAGCGGCCGGTCACGCCTTCTATAACACGTCAAGATTCACGCTGCGCGAT
This genomic window from Chloroflexota bacterium contains:
- a CDS encoding VOC family protein, whose translation is MSHRPRVRTCLWFDSQGEEAARFYVSLLPDSRIETVSRPEPDGPALTVDFILAGAPYQVLNGGPIFPHTPAASISVLTKDQAETDALWAALVADGGKEGQCGWLTDRFGVSWQIVPEPLLEMQNAPDRAAALRAQQAMLQMGKIDVAALEAAFRGEFEGEG